Proteins encoded by one window of Lycium barbarum isolate Lr01 chromosome 11, ASM1917538v2, whole genome shotgun sequence:
- the LOC132617193 gene encoding protein DJ-1 homolog B-like, translated as MTALVLRHLTPLPSFIKLSQNPSIKHRRFSRLASFSVMASSTKKVLVPIANGSEPIEAIVPIDILRRAGAEVTVASVEKQLQVEVMHGIKIVADALISDCADTEFDLISLPGGLPGASNLRNCKTLESIVKKQAENGRFYAAICAAPAVALGPWGLLKGLKATCYPSFMEELSSYASAVESRVQKDAKVVTSRGPGTAIEYAVALVEELYGSEKANEVSGPLVMRPNHSEEFAFLELNSVNWTCTSKPQILVPIANGSEEMEAAIIIDVLRRANAQVVVASVEDTLEIVASRKVKLVADVLLDEAAKQSYDLIVLPGGLGGAEAFANSAKLVDMLKKQRESSKPYGAMCASPALVLEHHGLLKGKKATAFPALCNKLTDPSEAENRVVVDGNLVTSRGPGTTMEFALAIADKFIGREETLEVAKKMVF; from the exons ATGACAGCACTAGTATTGCGCCACCTCACTCCCCTCCCTTCCTTTATAAAACTCTCCCAAAATCCCTCAATCAAACACAGACGATTCTCTCGACTAGCTTCATTTTCAGTCATGGCTTCTTCTACTAAAAAG GTATTGGTTCCGATTGCGAACGGGTCAGAGCCGATAGAAGCTATAGTGCCGATAGATATATTGCGGAGAGCTGGTGCGGAGGTTACTGTTGCTTCCGTTGAGAAGCAGCTTCAGGTTGAAGTAATGCATGGAATTAAGATAGTTGCTGATGCTCTAATTTCGGATTGTGCAGATACTGAATTCGACCTTATCTCTCTTCCG GGAGGGTTGCCTGGTGCTTCCAACCTTCGGAACTGCAAAACTTTGGAAAGCATTGTAAAAAAGCAAGCTGAAAATGGACGATTTTATGCTGCAATATGCGCTGCTCCTGCGGTAGCACTTGGACCATGGGGGCTTTTGAAGGGGCTGAAA GCAACATGTTATCCATCGTTTATGGAGGAACTATCTTCTTATGCCAGTGCTGTTGAGTCAAGAGTCCAAAAGGATGCAAAAGTTGTGACAAGTCGTGGACCGGGAACGGCCATCGAGTATGCTGTTGCATTGGTTGAAGAATTGTATGGAAGTGAGAAGGCTAATGAAGTTTCTGGCCCACTG GTGATGCGCCCAAATCACAGTGAAGAATTTGCATTTTTGGAGCTTAATTCAGTAAATTGGACATGCACGAGTAAACCACAG ATTCTTGTACCTATTGCAAATGGTTCTGAGGAAATGGAAGCTGCTATTATTATCGACGTACTGCGGCGAGCAAACGCCCAAGTAGTAGTGGCATCTGTGGAAGATACATTGGAGATTGTTGCTTCCAGAAAAGTTAAACTAGTAGCAGATGTGCTCCTTGATGAAGCTGCTAAACAGTCTTATGATCTCATTGTCCTGCCG GGTGGTCTTGGTGGTGCCGAAGCATTTGCCAACTCAGCGAAGTTGGTTGACATGCTGAAGAAGCAGAGAGAATCAAGCAAACCATATGGAGCAATGTGTGCATCTCCTGCTCTAGTCCTCGAGCACCATGGGCTACTCAAG GGTAAAAAGGCCACTGCCTTTCCAGCTTTGTGCAATAAACTCACCGATCCAAGTGAAGCAGAAAACAGGGTCGTGGTTGATGGCAATCTCGTTACTAGCAGAGGACCAGGAACTACCATGGAGTTTGCGCTGGCCATCGCAGATAAGTTTATTGGACGCGAGGAAACATTAGAGGTAGCAAAGAAGATGGTTTTCTAA
- the LOC132618192 gene encoding increased DNA methylation 1 isoform X1: MLFDKDVEGLRDDGFDGSVNETQIFSDVFFGNESSTKRCLVTGVFNFEGDLTSQTDEPGHLCGENSGLSLHHDSHDIKEDSRGDHCGKELINSHVEKESEPLASLDRAPADISQQPSSCPSLSVICHIVESSNQGVKSSSYLQKWHTVLDKSHVLGEMDSSKLRLSKVEGNGWKDVVGKAIASPASQESYATKFLVGSAAKSSGILRPAKPKWRDHCFVELDEAELSTIKDSPNDPRPLLRYHIHRLLRAAGWVIGRRKRNNKFHGIGEYVYKSPEGRPIREFWRAWTLCGQSLFTYADGIFPEKDCRLWSDMTQFLSDLSGTVMEIEEKLDTLETASALARLWSLLDPFATVVFIDKALRFLKEGKTIKAKMTLATAPVKNNRLKNVDATGNLFAERTLQNQPCSSSVVSDSALTSLETDKWIHKEYGDESSLNLTESQMGEGKYLNGASYYYPNERSMCLRDTVSGGANKYRKLLENGKDVPDLAPLPACGSESTSEHVGSCLFEVPISSGNALALIGGSDIVLTQQDSNKSFSSSDVKSSDHVDDLYSRNVSASGLDVRKVPSLVGSMLKEPVIFDSNHRNSETADTKRNSVLKRKAPKKSKKLSEMEFTNGYQDDKFDPSYNESGFHEGSGSGIQIHSRPKGYLVDYLGRARGHQGMSFRCSESQENTEQINFKRFRQTSKQFSQFNVSMKGFNSGNIDDDNPFEGNIECKAITSKRKIGSKKRKACRISDDDLLISAVFRNKTCRSGNKRSSGKIKPLRKRKSKKSGCKLLLRSLNKGGKHFTEAKWPTFASRTVLSWLIHSRVVSLNDMIQYRNLKDDSVVKTGFITRDGILCNCCDKVLSISEFKSHAGFKLNRPCLNLFMESGKAFTLCQLEAWSDEYKARRAVSQTAQAEERDQNDDSCGRCGDGGELICCDNCPATFHLACLFTQELPEGSWYCPQCTCPKCGDVVKYSEALSSSSGLKCSQCEHKYHESCSKLRITKSGQASDTWFCSESCQEVYEGLHSRIGLINLLTDGFSWTVLRCIHGDHRVHSAQRFIALKAECNSKLAVALTIMEECFLPMVDPRTGIDMIPHVIYSWGSQFARLNYHGFYTMILEKDDISVAVASVRIHGVTVAEMPLIATCSKYRRQGMCRRLLNSILEMLKSFKVEKLVISAIPGLVETWTSGFGFEPLEDCEKRSLSHINLMVFPGTVWLKKPLFQSADADQPSAVPPGEPVSCHKRGLTIIEPMQHCVPSQDANAGVDVRHLPQSESLQFSEDQGDSNLAGQCSMTSGEESAIMLTDNKNCDIETDEPGQGCEGKTINQCPEHQTETWLPDSNDLQLEEVQVVDCLPGDCSKLSEELPVLTYSSHGEVGCRVDNLQINVESHFCLDVLQVNEK, from the exons ATGCTGTTTGATAAAGACGTTGAAGGTCTGCGTGATGATGGATTTGATGGTTCAGTGAATGAGACTCAGATATTTTCAGATGTGTTCTTCGGAAATGAGAGCAGTACCAAAAGGTGTCTTGTGACCGGAGTGTTCAATTTTGAGGGCGACCTTACTAGCCAGACAGATGAACCTGGACATTTGTGTGGTGAAAATTCTGGTTTGTCACTACATCATGATTCTCATGACATAAAGGAGGATTCTAGAGGAGACCATTGTGGCAAAGAGCTAATCAATAGTCATGTGGAAAAGGAATCTGAGCCATTAGCTTCTTTGGATAGAGCACCTGCAGATATATCTCAGCAACCCTCTTCCTGCCCTTCTCTGAGTGTGATATGTCATATAGTTGAATCTTCGAACCAAGGTGTTAAATCAAGTTCTTATTTGCAGAAGTGGCACACTGTGCTGGACAAAAGTCACGTGCTTGGTGAAATGGATTCATCAAAATTAAGATTGTCTAAAGTGGAAGGAAATGGATGGAAGGATGTAGTTGGTAAAGCAATTGCATCACCTGCTTCTCAGGAGAGCTATGCAACCAAGTTTTTGGTTGGCAGTGCTGCAAAGTCGTCAGGAATTCTCCGACCAGCCAAGCCAAAGTGGAGGGATCATTGCTTTGTAGAACTGGATGAGGCTGAATTGTCAACGATTAAGGATTCTCCAAATGACCCTCGCCCTCTTCTCCGGTACCATATCCATCGTTTGCTGAGAGCAGCGGGATGGGTAATTGGGAGGCGTAAAAGAAATAATAAATTTCATGGAATTGGTGAGTATGTTTACAAGTCACCTGAAGGAAGACCAATCCGTGAATTCTGGAGAGCCTGGACCTTGTGTGGACAGAGTTTGTTTACCTATGCAGATGGTATTTTTCCAGAAAAGGATTGTAGGTTATGGTCTGATATGACACAGTTTTTGAGTGACCTCTCAGGTACAGTGATGGAGATTGAAGAAAAACTGGATACCTTGGAAACAGCTTCTGCATTGGCTCGGCTTTGGAGTCTCCTCGATCCATTTGCAACTGTCGTGTTCATTGACAAGGCATTACGCTTTCTCAAAGAGGGAAAAACAATTAAAGCCAAAATGACTTTGGCCACTGCTCCTGTTAAAAATAACAGGTTAAAGAATGTAGACGCCACAGGAAACCTGTTTGCTGAGAGGACTTTGCAGAACCAGCCTTGCAGCTCTTCTGTTGTCTCAGATAGTGCATTGACAAGTCTTGAGACTGATAAATGGATCCACAAGGAGTATGGTGATGAAAGTTCTCTCAACTTAACAGAGTCACAGATGGGTGAAGGCAAATATCTGAATGGCGCATCTTATTATTATCCTAATGAAAGATCCATGTGCTTAAGGGATACTGTCAGTGGGGGTGCTAATAAATACAGGAAACTCTTGGAAAATGGTAAAGATGTACCGGATTTAGCTCCTTTACCAGCTTGTGGATCTGAAAGCACCAGTGAGCATGTTGGATCTTGTTTGTTTGAAGTTCCTATTAGTTCAGGAAATGCACTAGCCTTGATTGGGGGATCAGATATTGTTCTTACTCAGCAAGATAGCAATAAAAGCTTCTCAAGCAGTGATGTAAAGAGTTCTGATCATGTTGATGATTTGTATTCCAGAAATGTATCAGCGAGTGGTCTTGACGTCCGAAAAGTTCCCAGTTTGGTGGGATCCATGTTGAAGGAGCCTGTGATTTTTGATTCAAACCATAGAAACAGTGAAACAGCGGATACCAAGCGAAATTCAGTCTTGAAAAGGAAGGCTCCGAAGAAATCAAAAAAGTTATCAGAAATGGAATTTACTAATGGTTACCAAGATGACAAGTTTGATCCATCTTATAATGAGAGTGGATTTCATGAAGGTAGTGGATCTGGCATACAAATACATTCAAGACCTAAGGGATATTTAGTAGACTACCTGGGGAGAGCTAGAGGTCATCAAGGGATGTCCTTCCGTTGTTCAGAGTCTCAGGAAAATACTGAACAGATCAATTTCAAGAGGTTTAGGCAGACTTCTAAGCAATTTAGTCAGTTTAATGTGAGTATGAAGGGGTTCAACTCTGGGAATATTGATGATGATAACCCTTTCGAAGGAAATATTGAATGTAAAGCAATTACAAGTAAGCGCAAAATTGGGTCAAAGAAACGTAAGGCATGTCGTATTAGTGACGATGATCTCTTAATTTCAGCTGTATTTAGAAATAAGACATGCAGATCTGGCAACAAGAGGTCCTCTGGTAAAATCAAACCTCTAAGGAAAAGGAAGAGCAAGAAAAGTGGTTGCAAGTTGCTTTTGCGTAGCCTCAACAAGGGTGGAAAGCACTTCACCGAAGCAAAATGGCCTACCTTTGCCTCAAGGACTGTGTTATCCTGGTTAATTCATTCTAGGGTTGTTTCTCTAAACGATATGATCCAGTACCGGAACTTGAAGGATGATTCTGTGGTAAAAACCGGTTTCATTACCCGTGATGGAATATTGTGTAATTGCTGTGACAAGGTGCTATCCATCTCTGAGTTCAAAAGTCATGCTGGTTTTAAGCTCAATCGTCCCTGTTTGAATCTTTTCATGGAGTCTGGTAAGGCATTCACCTTATGTCAGCTTGAGGCTTGGTCAGATGAATACAAGGCACGGAGAGCTGTTTCTCAAACTGCCCAAGCTGAGGAAAGGGACCAAAATGATGACAGTTGCGGGCGATGTGGTGATGGTGGCGAGTTGATTTGTTGTGATAATTGTCCAGCTACTTTTCATCTAGCTTGTTTGTTCACACAG GAGCTTCCTGAAGGGAGTTGGTATTGCCCGCAGTGCACTTGCCCGAAATGTGGGGATGTGGTTAAATATAGTGAAGCATTGAGTTCCTCCAGTGGATTAAAATGTTCACAGTGTGAACATAAAT ATCATGAATCATGCAGTAAACTAAGGATTACCAAAAGTGGACAGGCCTCTGATACGTGGTTCTGCAGCGAAAGCTGTCAGGAG GTTTATGAAGGCCTTCACTCTCGCATCGGGCTCATTAATCTTCTGACTGATGGCTTTTCCTGGACTGTTCTGAGGTGCATTCATGGTGACCACAGAGTTCATTCTGCTCAGCGGTTTATTGCTTTGAAGGCAGAATGCAACTCAAAGTTAGCAGTTGCCCTTACGATTATGGAGGAGTGCTTTCTTCCCATGGTAGATCCAAGAACTGGCATAGATATGATACCCCATGTAATATACAGCTGGGG ATCACAATTTGCACGATTAAATTATCATGGATTCTACACTATGATCCTGGAGAAAGATGACATATCAGTCGCTGTAGCATCAGTAAG GATCCATGGGGTAACAGTTGCTGAGATGCCTCTAATTGCAACATGCAGTAAATACCGTCGCCAGGGAATGTGCAGACGCCTACTGAATTCTATACTGGAG ATGCTGAAGTCTTTCAAGGTTGAGAAACTGGTAATATCAGCTATCCCAGGTTTAGTGGAAACATGGACTTCTGGCTTTGGCTTCGAACCGTTGGAAGATTGCGAGAAACGAAGTCTAAGTCATATCAACCTCATGGTGTTCCCCGGAACTGTATGGTTGAAGAAGCCTTTGTTTCAATCTGCTGATGCTGATCAGCCGAGTG CAGTTCCTCCAGGAGAACCAGTATCCTGCCACAAACGTGGCCTCACCATTATTGAGCCCATGCAACATTGTGTGCCATCTCAGGATGCCAATGCAGGAGTTGATGTCAGACACCTACCTCAATCTGAGAGTTTACAATTCAGTGAAGATCAAGGTGATAGTAATCTTGCTGGTCAATGTTCCATGACTTCCGGCGAGGAATCAGCTATTATGTTAACGGACAACAAGAATTGTGATATAGAAACTGATGAGCCTGGGCAAGGTTGTGAAGGAAAAACCATTAATCAATGTCCAGAGCATCAAACTGAAACCTGGCTGCCAGACTCAAATGATTTGCAATTAGAGGAAGTCCAAGTTGTTGACTGTCTGCCTGGTGATTGTTCAAAACTCTCAGAGGAATTACCGGTTCTGACATATAGCAGCCATGGGGAAGTAGGTTGTAGAGTAGATAATTTGCAGATAAATGTGGAAAGCCATTTTTGTTTAGATGTATTGCAAGTGAATGAGAAATGA
- the LOC132618192 gene encoding increased DNA methylation 1 isoform X2: MLFDKDVEGLRDDGFDGSVNETQIFSDVFFGNESSTKRCLVTGVFNFEGDLTSQTDEPGHLCGENSGLSLHHDSHDIKEDSRGDHCGKELINSHVEKESEPLASLDRAPADISQQPSSCPSLSVICHIVESSNQGVKSSSYLQKWHTVLDKSHVLGEMDSSKLRLSKVEGNGWKDVVGKAIASPASQESYATKFLVGSAAKSSGILRPAKPKWRDHCFVELDEAELSTIKDSPNDPRPLLRYHIHRLLRAAGWVIGRRKRNNKFHGIGEYVYKSPEGRPIREFWRAWTLCGQSLFTYADGIFPEKDCRLWSDMTQFLSDLSGTVMEIEEKLDTLETASALARLWSLLDPFATVVFIDKALRFLKEGKTIKAKMTLATAPVKNNRLKNVDATGNLFAERTLQNQPCSSSVVSDSALTSLETDKWIHKEYGDESSLNLTESQMGEGKYLNGASYYYPNERSMCLRDTVSGGANKYRKLLENGKDVPDLAPLPACGSESTSEHVGSCLFEVPISSGNALALIGGSDIVLTQQDSNKSFSSSDVKSSDHVDDLYSRNVSASGLDVRKVPSLVGSMLKEPVIFDSNHRNSETADTKRNSVLKRKAPKKSKKLSEMEFTNGYQDDKFDPSYNESGFHEGSGSGIQIHSRPKGYLVDYLGRARGHQGMSFRCSESQENTEQINFKRFRQTSKQFSQFNVSMKGFNSGNIDDDNPFEGNIECKAITSKRKIGSKKRKACRISDDDLLISAVFRNKTCRSGNKRSSGKIKPLRKRKSKKSGCKLLLRSLNKGGKHFTEAKWPTFASRTVLSWLIHSRVVSLNDMIQYRNLKDDSVVKTGFITRDGILCNCCDKVLSISEFKSHAGFKLNRPCLNLFMESGKAFTLCQLEAWSDEYKARRAVSQTAQAEERDQNDDSCGRCGDGGELICCDNCPATFHLACLFTQELPEGSWYCPQCTCPKCGDVVKYSEALSSSSGLKCSQCEHKYHESCSKLRITKSGQASDTWFCSESCQEVYEGLHSRIGLINLLTDGFSWTVLRCIHGDHRVHSAQRFIALKAECNSKLAVALTIMEECFLPMVDPRTGIDMIPHVIYSWGSQFARLNYHGFYTMILEKDDISVAVASVRIHGVTVAEMPLIATCSKYRRQGMCRRLLNSILEMLKSFKVEKLVISAIPGLVETWTSGFGFEPLEDCEKRSLSHINLMVFPGTVWLKKPLFQSADADQPSVPPGEPVSCHKRGLTIIEPMQHCVPSQDANAGVDVRHLPQSESLQFSEDQGDSNLAGQCSMTSGEESAIMLTDNKNCDIETDEPGQGCEGKTINQCPEHQTETWLPDSNDLQLEEVQVVDCLPGDCSKLSEELPVLTYSSHGEVGCRVDNLQINVESHFCLDVLQVNEK; the protein is encoded by the exons ATGCTGTTTGATAAAGACGTTGAAGGTCTGCGTGATGATGGATTTGATGGTTCAGTGAATGAGACTCAGATATTTTCAGATGTGTTCTTCGGAAATGAGAGCAGTACCAAAAGGTGTCTTGTGACCGGAGTGTTCAATTTTGAGGGCGACCTTACTAGCCAGACAGATGAACCTGGACATTTGTGTGGTGAAAATTCTGGTTTGTCACTACATCATGATTCTCATGACATAAAGGAGGATTCTAGAGGAGACCATTGTGGCAAAGAGCTAATCAATAGTCATGTGGAAAAGGAATCTGAGCCATTAGCTTCTTTGGATAGAGCACCTGCAGATATATCTCAGCAACCCTCTTCCTGCCCTTCTCTGAGTGTGATATGTCATATAGTTGAATCTTCGAACCAAGGTGTTAAATCAAGTTCTTATTTGCAGAAGTGGCACACTGTGCTGGACAAAAGTCACGTGCTTGGTGAAATGGATTCATCAAAATTAAGATTGTCTAAAGTGGAAGGAAATGGATGGAAGGATGTAGTTGGTAAAGCAATTGCATCACCTGCTTCTCAGGAGAGCTATGCAACCAAGTTTTTGGTTGGCAGTGCTGCAAAGTCGTCAGGAATTCTCCGACCAGCCAAGCCAAAGTGGAGGGATCATTGCTTTGTAGAACTGGATGAGGCTGAATTGTCAACGATTAAGGATTCTCCAAATGACCCTCGCCCTCTTCTCCGGTACCATATCCATCGTTTGCTGAGAGCAGCGGGATGGGTAATTGGGAGGCGTAAAAGAAATAATAAATTTCATGGAATTGGTGAGTATGTTTACAAGTCACCTGAAGGAAGACCAATCCGTGAATTCTGGAGAGCCTGGACCTTGTGTGGACAGAGTTTGTTTACCTATGCAGATGGTATTTTTCCAGAAAAGGATTGTAGGTTATGGTCTGATATGACACAGTTTTTGAGTGACCTCTCAGGTACAGTGATGGAGATTGAAGAAAAACTGGATACCTTGGAAACAGCTTCTGCATTGGCTCGGCTTTGGAGTCTCCTCGATCCATTTGCAACTGTCGTGTTCATTGACAAGGCATTACGCTTTCTCAAAGAGGGAAAAACAATTAAAGCCAAAATGACTTTGGCCACTGCTCCTGTTAAAAATAACAGGTTAAAGAATGTAGACGCCACAGGAAACCTGTTTGCTGAGAGGACTTTGCAGAACCAGCCTTGCAGCTCTTCTGTTGTCTCAGATAGTGCATTGACAAGTCTTGAGACTGATAAATGGATCCACAAGGAGTATGGTGATGAAAGTTCTCTCAACTTAACAGAGTCACAGATGGGTGAAGGCAAATATCTGAATGGCGCATCTTATTATTATCCTAATGAAAGATCCATGTGCTTAAGGGATACTGTCAGTGGGGGTGCTAATAAATACAGGAAACTCTTGGAAAATGGTAAAGATGTACCGGATTTAGCTCCTTTACCAGCTTGTGGATCTGAAAGCACCAGTGAGCATGTTGGATCTTGTTTGTTTGAAGTTCCTATTAGTTCAGGAAATGCACTAGCCTTGATTGGGGGATCAGATATTGTTCTTACTCAGCAAGATAGCAATAAAAGCTTCTCAAGCAGTGATGTAAAGAGTTCTGATCATGTTGATGATTTGTATTCCAGAAATGTATCAGCGAGTGGTCTTGACGTCCGAAAAGTTCCCAGTTTGGTGGGATCCATGTTGAAGGAGCCTGTGATTTTTGATTCAAACCATAGAAACAGTGAAACAGCGGATACCAAGCGAAATTCAGTCTTGAAAAGGAAGGCTCCGAAGAAATCAAAAAAGTTATCAGAAATGGAATTTACTAATGGTTACCAAGATGACAAGTTTGATCCATCTTATAATGAGAGTGGATTTCATGAAGGTAGTGGATCTGGCATACAAATACATTCAAGACCTAAGGGATATTTAGTAGACTACCTGGGGAGAGCTAGAGGTCATCAAGGGATGTCCTTCCGTTGTTCAGAGTCTCAGGAAAATACTGAACAGATCAATTTCAAGAGGTTTAGGCAGACTTCTAAGCAATTTAGTCAGTTTAATGTGAGTATGAAGGGGTTCAACTCTGGGAATATTGATGATGATAACCCTTTCGAAGGAAATATTGAATGTAAAGCAATTACAAGTAAGCGCAAAATTGGGTCAAAGAAACGTAAGGCATGTCGTATTAGTGACGATGATCTCTTAATTTCAGCTGTATTTAGAAATAAGACATGCAGATCTGGCAACAAGAGGTCCTCTGGTAAAATCAAACCTCTAAGGAAAAGGAAGAGCAAGAAAAGTGGTTGCAAGTTGCTTTTGCGTAGCCTCAACAAGGGTGGAAAGCACTTCACCGAAGCAAAATGGCCTACCTTTGCCTCAAGGACTGTGTTATCCTGGTTAATTCATTCTAGGGTTGTTTCTCTAAACGATATGATCCAGTACCGGAACTTGAAGGATGATTCTGTGGTAAAAACCGGTTTCATTACCCGTGATGGAATATTGTGTAATTGCTGTGACAAGGTGCTATCCATCTCTGAGTTCAAAAGTCATGCTGGTTTTAAGCTCAATCGTCCCTGTTTGAATCTTTTCATGGAGTCTGGTAAGGCATTCACCTTATGTCAGCTTGAGGCTTGGTCAGATGAATACAAGGCACGGAGAGCTGTTTCTCAAACTGCCCAAGCTGAGGAAAGGGACCAAAATGATGACAGTTGCGGGCGATGTGGTGATGGTGGCGAGTTGATTTGTTGTGATAATTGTCCAGCTACTTTTCATCTAGCTTGTTTGTTCACACAG GAGCTTCCTGAAGGGAGTTGGTATTGCCCGCAGTGCACTTGCCCGAAATGTGGGGATGTGGTTAAATATAGTGAAGCATTGAGTTCCTCCAGTGGATTAAAATGTTCACAGTGTGAACATAAAT ATCATGAATCATGCAGTAAACTAAGGATTACCAAAAGTGGACAGGCCTCTGATACGTGGTTCTGCAGCGAAAGCTGTCAGGAG GTTTATGAAGGCCTTCACTCTCGCATCGGGCTCATTAATCTTCTGACTGATGGCTTTTCCTGGACTGTTCTGAGGTGCATTCATGGTGACCACAGAGTTCATTCTGCTCAGCGGTTTATTGCTTTGAAGGCAGAATGCAACTCAAAGTTAGCAGTTGCCCTTACGATTATGGAGGAGTGCTTTCTTCCCATGGTAGATCCAAGAACTGGCATAGATATGATACCCCATGTAATATACAGCTGGGG ATCACAATTTGCACGATTAAATTATCATGGATTCTACACTATGATCCTGGAGAAAGATGACATATCAGTCGCTGTAGCATCAGTAAG GATCCATGGGGTAACAGTTGCTGAGATGCCTCTAATTGCAACATGCAGTAAATACCGTCGCCAGGGAATGTGCAGACGCCTACTGAATTCTATACTGGAG ATGCTGAAGTCTTTCAAGGTTGAGAAACTGGTAATATCAGCTATCCCAGGTTTAGTGGAAACATGGACTTCTGGCTTTGGCTTCGAACCGTTGGAAGATTGCGAGAAACGAAGTCTAAGTCATATCAACCTCATGGTGTTCCCCGGAACTGTATGGTTGAAGAAGCCTTTGTTTCAATCTGCTGATGCTGATCAGCCGAGTG TTCCTCCAGGAGAACCAGTATCCTGCCACAAACGTGGCCTCACCATTATTGAGCCCATGCAACATTGTGTGCCATCTCAGGATGCCAATGCAGGAGTTGATGTCAGACACCTACCTCAATCTGAGAGTTTACAATTCAGTGAAGATCAAGGTGATAGTAATCTTGCTGGTCAATGTTCCATGACTTCCGGCGAGGAATCAGCTATTATGTTAACGGACAACAAGAATTGTGATATAGAAACTGATGAGCCTGGGCAAGGTTGTGAAGGAAAAACCATTAATCAATGTCCAGAGCATCAAACTGAAACCTGGCTGCCAGACTCAAATGATTTGCAATTAGAGGAAGTCCAAGTTGTTGACTGTCTGCCTGGTGATTGTTCAAAACTCTCAGAGGAATTACCGGTTCTGACATATAGCAGCCATGGGGAAGTAGGTTGTAGAGTAGATAATTTGCAGATAAATGTGGAAAGCCATTTTTGTTTAGATGTATTGCAAGTGAATGAGAAATGA